In Mytilus edulis chromosome 4, xbMytEdul2.2, whole genome shotgun sequence, the following proteins share a genomic window:
- the LOC139518592 gene encoding uncharacterized transmembrane protein DDB_G0289901-like, whose protein sequence is MNMLPIIIGLAAVVSLGSARVYNSNTLPSTRRSLGLRGSRLNGDWNNEHRNSGLSDGQLTGRWNDGQLTGRWNDGQLTGRLNDGHLNGRLNDGHLIGRLNDGHLTGRLNDGQLTGRWNDGQLTGRRNDGQLTGRLNRGHQDGALDSGKRLYRSRRSAVQRLRVSYRGNRGSTRNHFDSGRFNRLGGNSGWRSNSGYNSRW, encoded by the exons ATGAATATGTTACCAATAATCATTGGACTTGCTGCTGTAGTAAGTTTGGGCTCAGCTCGTGTATACAACAGCAACACCTTGCCATCAACTCGGAGATCATTAGGGTTGAGGGGATCTAGACTTAACGGAGATTGGAATAATGAACATCGTAACAGTGGATTGAGTGATGGACAATTGACCGGAAGATGGAATGACGGACAATTGACCGGAAGATGGAATGACGGACAATTGACAGGGAGATTGAATGACGGACATTTGAACGGAAGATTGAATGACGGACATTTGATCGGAAGATTGAATGACGGACATTTGACCGGAAGATTGAATGACGGACAATTGACCGGAAGATGGAATGATGGACAATTGACCGGAAGAAGGAATGACGGACAATTGACCGGAAGATTGAATAGGGGACATCAGGATGGAGCTTTAGATAGTGGAAAAAGAT tatACAGATCTAGAAGATCAGCTGTTCAAAGGTTACGTGTTTCATACAGAGGAAACAGAGGAAGTACCCGAAATCATTTTGACAGTGGACGATTTAATAGATTGGGTGGCAATTCAGGATGGAGATCAAACTCAGGATATAATTCACGATGGT aa